In a single window of the Elaeis guineensis isolate ETL-2024a chromosome 6, EG11, whole genome shotgun sequence genome:
- the LOC105047802 gene encoding LOW QUALITY PROTEIN: uncharacterized protein (The sequence of the model RefSeq protein was modified relative to this genomic sequence to represent the inferred CDS: inserted 1 base in 1 codon) gives MDLGQPELTLAGATLRYGLYISTPSGAKPTSPQYFAALNSKMADMRSSTFVQPSIEWTQDAMTNVLRIYLPGFHKDEFKVEVDSSGKLTVRGGRSLGDGKFMRLEQVFEVPKDSNINKISGKFEGGYLSLFMPKKVVRETEVPQRAVSPEKPKSEEPIQKEKPMAGDKKEEAPIQEDQPERGERKEEEPIQQEKPKDREETKAAAPVYEERPLTDKKKEEHLIQDEPIPKQKPVSSTVSEDRFEKYKKNGMAWKETTEXEGWLDYGLIDGLLETISKNKRVIAVAVAAFCTGFYVSQKLRSNGR, from the exons ATGGACCTCGGACAGCCTGAGCTCA CACTAGCTGGTGCAACCTTACGATACGGATTGTATATATCGACGCCATCCGGAGCGAAACCAACATCACCACAGTATTTTGCTGCTCTCAACTCCAAAATGGCGGACATGCGAAGCTCCACATTTGTCCAGCCATCCATCGAATGGACACAAGATGCGATGACCAATGTCCTACGCATTTACCTCCCAG GTTTCCATAAGGATGAGTTCAAGGTCGAGGTTGACAGCTCAGGGAAGCTAACAGTAAGGGGCGGGAGGTCACTTGGTGATGGCAAATTCATGCGTTTGGAGCAGGTTTTTGAAGTTCCTAAAGATTCAAATATTAATAAGATCAGTGGGAAATTTGAAGGAGGGTATCTCTCTTTATTCATGCCAAAGAAGGTGGTGAGAGAAACGGAAGTACCTCAGAGGGCTGTCTCACCTGAAAAGCCGAAAAGCGAAGAAcccattcagaaagagaagccaATGGCTGGTGACAAGAAAGAGGAAGCTCCAATACAAGAAGACCAgccagagagaggagagagaaaagaggaggaacCCATACAACAAGAGAAGCCAAAAGATAGAGAAGAGACAAAAGCAGCAGCTCCTGTTTATGAAGAGAGGCCACTCACagataagaaaaaagaggaacACCTTATCCAAGATGAGCCTATTCCAAAGCAAAAGCCAGTAAGCAGCACGGTCAGCGAAGACaggtttgaaaaatataaaaagaatggGATGGCTTGGAAAGAAACAACTG GGGAAGGGTGGCTGGATTATGGATTGATAGATGGATTATTGGAGACAATCAGCAAGAATAAAAGAGTCATTGCAGTAGCTGTTGCAGCCTTCTGCACAGGGTTTTACGTGTCTCAAAAGCTGAGGTCAAATGGAAGATGA